Part of the Gilliamella sp. wkB7 genome is shown below.
TGTAGCTGACCTTTGTCATGAACTTCAATTAAAAGACATAATTTTAATTGGTCACTCTATGGGGGGCAAAGTAGCGATGCAATTATCACAAGTTATACCGCAGCTCATCCAAAAAATCGTTGTAATTGATATTGCACCAGTAAAATATAGCAGTTCGCCCAATGCCATTATATTAAGAACTTTAATGTATTGCCTTAATAACCAAATCACCGATAGAAAGCAAATTATGGCAGTTATGCAAGAAGCCGGTCTTAGCGAAGCTACTTGTTTATTTTTATTAAAATCTTACAAAAACCAACATTGGTTATTTAATTTACAAACTATCAATGATCAATATGCTAATATTTGCGACTGGCAAACCATACCATCCACTTCGCCATGTTTAAAACCAATTTTATTTATTCGTGGAGGGAATTCGGTTTATTTAGCCGACAAATATCAAGATACTATTTATGCTCAATTTCCTAATGCTAAAATTGTTACGATAGAAGGTGCAGGACATAATGTTCATGCTGAAAAAACACAACAAGTTTTGCAACTTCTACATGATTGGTTAAATTGCTCATCTGATGATGTGTAATTTCATTGTTTTCAGTATTCAATATCGATAGTTAATTACAAAATAGCCGTTTTTGTTTTACTGA
Proteins encoded:
- a CDS encoding alpha/beta fold hydrolase, translating into MKLNYKLQGIGQPIVFLHGVFGSLDNLNMLAKDLVSDYQTIQVDLRNHGQSPWSDQINYPAMAQDVADLCHELQLKDIILIGHSMGGKVAMQLSQVIPQLIQKIVVIDIAPVKYSSSPNAIILRTLMYCLNNQITDRKQIMAVMQEAGLSEATCLFLLKSYKNQHWLFNLQTINDQYANICDWQTIPSTSPCLKPILFIRGGNSVYLADKYQDTIYAQFPNAKIVTIEGAGHNVHAEKTQQVLQLLHDWLNCSSDDV